A genome region from Carya illinoinensis cultivar Pawnee chromosome 2, C.illinoinensisPawnee_v1, whole genome shotgun sequence includes the following:
- the LOC122300421 gene encoding putative E3 ubiquitin-protein ligase LIN-1 isoform X2: protein MNMSSNSMVPISSFLSSSSSSSSFCSTSIVPSNDYERPDISSIQVLVVSINNYITELLGNAEARSSLHLICTSKLKYQKQEFFKFDEQSVLANFYWGINSIESAIQTKMLEETDSRLRKSEQMLQVPALLDKQDFTAGVPNRHLVCCSYFYLSVVSNLQKDEWQAALYFIQALLVYPKLVRTALAPRLCESIIPSRPVDEKKEIIRERSLGSTYLVASEEDDYSDQIRQMARSYKDWLIYYQVMSYGRTPRWHCGCRDIPSRDRKSQYKTHTIPASSESLSSIEQGQLSMRNYYNVHPLDPHDVIDQMVEKPKASAEVPEYEDHRNPSIRCLKELVQESQSDATASVGSWYDDSFYESDMEADMDGTKCSGRIPTINAVDRRPEVCDQKVQSPCSTSEPELTALSLPCAPKNPMPNIEAISELSATIMQDRDKKSYTIRNIHADKESNQTLNPHKFLFFDHIASSTSLQKHRITLTNHQGSHARDIQNSSSWKSFNKVSSHSGKDSTSELLGIFEKTIPKLCFFGGLGKSDDDYAEEVAKFYKMLNNKTEIKYGMFKDVILDQLLAGISTSKEERVIRASVSILTAIISANKSAIEDIKKKGLQLHVLASALKQNVHEAAILIYLINPSPGEIKTLEILPALVEVVCTPGSYKGGMASLLPTPPGASLKIIEVLVTAFDYTTNNKHLAAISSPCIISRLLDVARTNNLNEFLSLATVLIKCMQFDGQCRKYILQFTPVTRFILLLQSNKNHDKFIALEFFHEILRIPRSSAISLLQKIQKEGSTDIMHKLMDCLQQLQPEYQLLAANVLLQLDTMNNSPGRSVFGEEAMKVVRKHLASEEGSSMQLLSAYILSNLGGTYAWTGEPYTVAWLVKKTGLASPYHCNMLRNFNWLDKSLQDAFTDSWCSRISRSIINIGNPIFHALEKGLKSKIRIVSRACLITIAWLGCEITKCPDGIRNSACEILLSGIEQFLHPGLELEDRLLACLCIYNYASGKGMQKVIYFSEGVKESLRRLSSITWMAEELHKVINYYQPNKSRISCVHTQIMESGLKCNGAVCALIYYKGLLYSGYSDGSIKVWDIKGQSAMLVWNMKEHKKAVTCFSLFEPGDSLLSGSVDKTIRVWQIIHRKLECIEVIAVKEPVQHMDAYGEMIFVVTHGHGLKVFDESRTVKEIGKNKNVKCMRVFQEKIYVGCTNSSIQEFSTTNDRKHEIKARAKGWKSQKKPVNSIVAYKDWLYCAGATVEGSSFKEWRRQCKPQMSIAIDKGDHVLAMGVVEDFIYLNCSSSTHYIQIWLRETHKKLGRISAGSRITSLLTANDMVLCGTESGLIKGWIPL, encoded by the exons ATGAACATGTCTTCTAATTCCATGGTTCCTATCTCCTCCTTCctgtcctcctcctcctcctcctcctccttttgTTCTACATCAATTGTTCCATCCAATGATTATGAAAGACCAGACATCAGTTCCATACAGGTACTCGTTGTTTCAATCAATAATTACATCACTGAACTGTTAGGAAATGCTGAGGCTAGGAGTTCTCTACACTTGATATGCACCTCAAAGCTGAAATATCAAAAGCAGGAATTCTTCAAATTCGACGAGCAATCTGTACTGGCAAACTTTTACTGGGGCATTAACAGCATTGAATCtgcaattcaaacaaaaatgctGGAAGAGACAGATTCTCGACTGAGGAAGTCAGAACAAATGCTTCAGGTCCCAGCATTGCTTGATAAGCAAGATTTCACGGCCGGAGTTCCAAACCGTCATTTGGTGTGTTGCTCCTACTTTTACCTCTCGGTAGTTAGCAACCTCCAAAAAGATGAGTGGCAGGCTGCTCTGTATTTCATCCAAGCGCTTTTGGTGTATCCAAAACTTGTTCGAACAGCATTGGCACCGCGACTTTGTGAAAGTATTATTCCTTCACGCCCTGTAGATGAAAAGAAGGAAATtattagagagagaagcttgGGCTCTACGTATCTCGTGGCGTCTGAAGAGGATGATTATAGTGACCAAATAAGGCAGATGGCAAGGAGCTACAAAGACTGGTTAATATACTATCAGGTCATGTCATACGGACGGACTCCTCGGTGGCACTGTGGCTGCAGAGATATTCCATCCCGGGACAGAAAATCACAATATAAGAC GCATACAATACCTGCCAGCTCTGAATCTTTGAGTTCAATTGAGCAAGGACAACTCAGCATGCGGAATTATTATAAT GTGCATCCGCTTGATCCTCACGATGTAATAGATCAAATGGTGGAAAAACCTAAGGCATCCGCTGAAGTTCCAGAGTATGAAGACCATAGAAATCCAAGTATCAGATGCCTAAAGGAGTTAGTGCAGGAGTCACAGTCAGATGCAACTGCTTCAGTAGGTTCATGGTACGATGATTCATTCTACGAGAGTGACATGGAG GCAGACATGGATGGAACTAAATGCTCAGGAAGAATCCCAACAATAAATGCTGTTGACCGACGACCAGAAGTTTGTGATCA GAAGGTGCAGAGTCCTTGCTCAACATCAGAACCAGAACTTACAGCATTATCTTTGCCATGCGCTCCTAAGAATCCAATGCCCAACATTGAAGCCATCAGTGAATTAAGCGCAACCATTATGCAAGATAGAGATAAAAAATCATACACCATTCGAAATATCCATGCAGACAAGGAATCAAATCAAACATTAAATCCACATAAATTCCTGTTCTTTGATCATATAGCATCTTCTACATCGCTGCAGAAACATAGGATCACCTTGACAAATCATCAAGGAAGTCATGCCAGAGATATACAGAACTCAAGTAGCTGGAAAAGCTTCAATAAAGTTAGTTCACATTCTGGAAAAGACTCCACCAGTGAGCTATTGGGGATATTTGAAAAGACAATTCCAAAGCTGTGTTTCTTCGGAGGATTAGGAAAAAGTGATGACGATTATGCAGAGGAAGTtgcaaaattttacaaaatgttGAACaacaaaacagaaataaaataCGGTATGTTCAAGGATGTAATTCTGGATCAGTTGCTTGCAGGTATTTCAACTTCCAAAGAGGAAAGAGTGATTAGGGCATCAGTGTCTATACTCACAGCAATCATTTCAGCAAACAAGTCAGCTATCGAAGACATAAAGAAAAAAGGCTTACAGCTACATGTTTTGGCAAGTGCTCTAAAGCAAAACGTGCATGAGGCTGCAATTCTAATCTATCTAATAAATCCATCTCCTGGGGAGATCAAGACATTAGAAATATTACCAGCACTGGTGGAGGTCGTGTGCACCCCAGGCAGTTACAAGGGTGGGATGGCATCGCTTCTGCCGACACCTCCTGGAGCATCACTTAAGATCATTGAAGTATTAGTAACTGCATTTGACTACACGACCAATAACAAGCACTTGGCTGCAATCAGTTCTCCTTGCATTATTTCCAGGCTCCTAGATGTAGCAAGAACTAATAATCTGAATGAGTTTCTCTCTTTGGCCACTGTTCTTATAAAGTGCATGCAATTTGATGGGCAATGCAGAAAGTATATATTGCAATTTACTCCTGTGACTCGATTCATTCTGCTACTACAAAGTAACAAGAATCATGACAAGTTCATAGCACTTGAGTTTTTTCATGAGATCCTTCGAATACCAAG gTCATCAGCCATTAGCTTGTTgcagaaaatacaaaaagaaggaAGCACCGATATTATGCACAAACTAATGGATTGTCTCCAACAGCTGCAACCCGAATACCAACTTTTGGCAGCAAATGTACTTCTTCAATTGGACACAATG AATAACTCACCTGGCAGAAGCGTGTTCGGAGAAGAGGCTATGAAGGTTGTTCGGAAGCACCTGGCATCTGAAGAAGGATCTTCTATGCAGCTGTTATCTGCATACATCCTATCAAATCTTGGTGGAACATATGCTTGGACAGGGGAACCATATACAGTAGCTTGGTTGGTTAAAAAAACTGGGTTGGCCTCTCCATATCACTGCAACATGCTGAGAAACTTTAACTGGTTAGATAAAAGCCTGCAG GATGCTTTCACAGACTCATGGTGCAGCAGGATTTCCAGAAGCATCATTAACATTGGGAATCCTATCTTCCACGCATTAGAGAAGGGGCTAAAGAGCAAGATAAGGATTGTATCTAGGGCTTGTCTAATAACCATTGCATGGCTTGGATGTGAAATAACAAAGTGCCCAGATGGCATACGAAATTCTGCATGTGAGATTTTACTAAGTGGCATTGAGCAATTTTTGCATCCTGGATTGGAGCTTGAAGACAGGCTTCTAGCATGTCTCTGCATCTATAACTATGCTTCTGGCAAAG GAATGCAAAAAGTAATTTATTTCTCCGAAGGAGTGAAGGAGTCACTAAGACGCCTTTCAAGCATAACATGGATGGCAGAGGAATTGCATAAAGTAATCAATTATTACCAACCGAACAAATCA CGTATTTCTTGTGTTCACACACAAATCATGGAATCGGGTCTCAAATGCAATGGAGCTGTATGTGCCCTCATCTACTACAAGGGACTGCTTTACAGTGGATACTCAGATGGTTCAATCAAG GTGTGGGATATCAAGGGGCAATCAGCCATGCTTGTGTGGAACATGAAGGAGCACAAGAAGGCAGTGACATGCTTTTCACTTTTTGAACCAGGAGATAGCCTTTTAAGTGGCTCTGTTGATAAAACCATCAGG GTTTGGCAAATTATTCACAGAAAGTTGGAGTGTATTGAAGTAATAGCAGTGAAAGAACCGGTTCAGCACATGGATGCATATGgtgaaatgatttttgtagTTACTCATGGCCATGGGTTGAAG GTATTTGATGAATCAAGAACAGTCAAGGAGATTGGCAAGAACAAGAATGTGAAGTGCATGAGGGTGTTTCAGGAAAAGATTTACGTAGGCTGTACAAATTCAAGCATACAG GAGTTTTCTACAACAAACGACCGGAAGCATGAAATTAAAGCACGGGCAAAGGGTTGGAAGAGCCAAAAAAAGCCCGTCAATTCAATTGTCGCGTATAAAGATTGGCTTTATTGTGCTGGTGCAACTGTCGAAGGTTCAAGTTTTAAG GAATGGAGAAGACAATGCAAACCCCAAATGTCAATAGCAATAGACAAAGGAGATCATGTGCTGGCGATGGGAGTAGTTGAAGACTTCATATACCTAAACTGCAGCTCATCGACACACTACATTCAG ATCTGGTTGAGAGAGACGCACAAGAAGTTGGGGAGGATCTCAGCGGGCAGCAGGATAACAAGCCTTCTCACTGCCAATGACATGGTACTATGTGGTACAGAGTCAGGGCTAATCAAG GGCTGGATTCCGTTGTAG
- the LOC122300421 gene encoding putative E3 ubiquitin-protein ligase LIN-1 isoform X1 produces the protein MNMSSNSMVPISSFLSSSSSSSSFCSTSIVPSNDYERPDISSIQVLVVSINNYITELLGNAEARSSLHLICTSKLKYQKQEFFKFDEQSVLANFYWGINSIESAIQTKMLEETDSRLRKSEQMLQVPALLDKQDFTAGVPNRHLVCCSYFYLSVVSNLQKDEWQAALYFIQALLVYPKLVRTALAPRLCESIIPSRPVDEKKEIIRERSLGSTYLVASEEDDYSDQIRQMARSYKDWLIYYQVMSYGRTPRWHCGCRDIPSRDRKSQYKTHTIPASSESLSSIEQGQLSMRNYYNYEKVHPLDPHDVIDQMVEKPKASAEVPEYEDHRNPSIRCLKELVQESQSDATASVGSWYDDSFYESDMEADMDGTKCSGRIPTINAVDRRPEVCDQKVQSPCSTSEPELTALSLPCAPKNPMPNIEAISELSATIMQDRDKKSYTIRNIHADKESNQTLNPHKFLFFDHIASSTSLQKHRITLTNHQGSHARDIQNSSSWKSFNKVSSHSGKDSTSELLGIFEKTIPKLCFFGGLGKSDDDYAEEVAKFYKMLNNKTEIKYGMFKDVILDQLLAGISTSKEERVIRASVSILTAIISANKSAIEDIKKKGLQLHVLASALKQNVHEAAILIYLINPSPGEIKTLEILPALVEVVCTPGSYKGGMASLLPTPPGASLKIIEVLVTAFDYTTNNKHLAAISSPCIISRLLDVARTNNLNEFLSLATVLIKCMQFDGQCRKYILQFTPVTRFILLLQSNKNHDKFIALEFFHEILRIPRSSAISLLQKIQKEGSTDIMHKLMDCLQQLQPEYQLLAANVLLQLDTMNNSPGRSVFGEEAMKVVRKHLASEEGSSMQLLSAYILSNLGGTYAWTGEPYTVAWLVKKTGLASPYHCNMLRNFNWLDKSLQDAFTDSWCSRISRSIINIGNPIFHALEKGLKSKIRIVSRACLITIAWLGCEITKCPDGIRNSACEILLSGIEQFLHPGLELEDRLLACLCIYNYASGKGMQKVIYFSEGVKESLRRLSSITWMAEELHKVINYYQPNKSRISCVHTQIMESGLKCNGAVCALIYYKGLLYSGYSDGSIKVWDIKGQSAMLVWNMKEHKKAVTCFSLFEPGDSLLSGSVDKTIRVWQIIHRKLECIEVIAVKEPVQHMDAYGEMIFVVTHGHGLKVFDESRTVKEIGKNKNVKCMRVFQEKIYVGCTNSSIQEFSTTNDRKHEIKARAKGWKSQKKPVNSIVAYKDWLYCAGATVEGSSFKEWRRQCKPQMSIAIDKGDHVLAMGVVEDFIYLNCSSSTHYIQIWLRETHKKLGRISAGSRITSLLTANDMVLCGTESGLIKGWIPL, from the exons ATGAACATGTCTTCTAATTCCATGGTTCCTATCTCCTCCTTCctgtcctcctcctcctcctcctcctccttttgTTCTACATCAATTGTTCCATCCAATGATTATGAAAGACCAGACATCAGTTCCATACAGGTACTCGTTGTTTCAATCAATAATTACATCACTGAACTGTTAGGAAATGCTGAGGCTAGGAGTTCTCTACACTTGATATGCACCTCAAAGCTGAAATATCAAAAGCAGGAATTCTTCAAATTCGACGAGCAATCTGTACTGGCAAACTTTTACTGGGGCATTAACAGCATTGAATCtgcaattcaaacaaaaatgctGGAAGAGACAGATTCTCGACTGAGGAAGTCAGAACAAATGCTTCAGGTCCCAGCATTGCTTGATAAGCAAGATTTCACGGCCGGAGTTCCAAACCGTCATTTGGTGTGTTGCTCCTACTTTTACCTCTCGGTAGTTAGCAACCTCCAAAAAGATGAGTGGCAGGCTGCTCTGTATTTCATCCAAGCGCTTTTGGTGTATCCAAAACTTGTTCGAACAGCATTGGCACCGCGACTTTGTGAAAGTATTATTCCTTCACGCCCTGTAGATGAAAAGAAGGAAATtattagagagagaagcttgGGCTCTACGTATCTCGTGGCGTCTGAAGAGGATGATTATAGTGACCAAATAAGGCAGATGGCAAGGAGCTACAAAGACTGGTTAATATACTATCAGGTCATGTCATACGGACGGACTCCTCGGTGGCACTGTGGCTGCAGAGATATTCCATCCCGGGACAGAAAATCACAATATAAGAC GCATACAATACCTGCCAGCTCTGAATCTTTGAGTTCAATTGAGCAAGGACAACTCAGCATGCGGAATTATTATAAT TATGAGAAGGTGCATCCGCTTGATCCTCACGATGTAATAGATCAAATGGTGGAAAAACCTAAGGCATCCGCTGAAGTTCCAGAGTATGAAGACCATAGAAATCCAAGTATCAGATGCCTAAAGGAGTTAGTGCAGGAGTCACAGTCAGATGCAACTGCTTCAGTAGGTTCATGGTACGATGATTCATTCTACGAGAGTGACATGGAG GCAGACATGGATGGAACTAAATGCTCAGGAAGAATCCCAACAATAAATGCTGTTGACCGACGACCAGAAGTTTGTGATCA GAAGGTGCAGAGTCCTTGCTCAACATCAGAACCAGAACTTACAGCATTATCTTTGCCATGCGCTCCTAAGAATCCAATGCCCAACATTGAAGCCATCAGTGAATTAAGCGCAACCATTATGCAAGATAGAGATAAAAAATCATACACCATTCGAAATATCCATGCAGACAAGGAATCAAATCAAACATTAAATCCACATAAATTCCTGTTCTTTGATCATATAGCATCTTCTACATCGCTGCAGAAACATAGGATCACCTTGACAAATCATCAAGGAAGTCATGCCAGAGATATACAGAACTCAAGTAGCTGGAAAAGCTTCAATAAAGTTAGTTCACATTCTGGAAAAGACTCCACCAGTGAGCTATTGGGGATATTTGAAAAGACAATTCCAAAGCTGTGTTTCTTCGGAGGATTAGGAAAAAGTGATGACGATTATGCAGAGGAAGTtgcaaaattttacaaaatgttGAACaacaaaacagaaataaaataCGGTATGTTCAAGGATGTAATTCTGGATCAGTTGCTTGCAGGTATTTCAACTTCCAAAGAGGAAAGAGTGATTAGGGCATCAGTGTCTATACTCACAGCAATCATTTCAGCAAACAAGTCAGCTATCGAAGACATAAAGAAAAAAGGCTTACAGCTACATGTTTTGGCAAGTGCTCTAAAGCAAAACGTGCATGAGGCTGCAATTCTAATCTATCTAATAAATCCATCTCCTGGGGAGATCAAGACATTAGAAATATTACCAGCACTGGTGGAGGTCGTGTGCACCCCAGGCAGTTACAAGGGTGGGATGGCATCGCTTCTGCCGACACCTCCTGGAGCATCACTTAAGATCATTGAAGTATTAGTAACTGCATTTGACTACACGACCAATAACAAGCACTTGGCTGCAATCAGTTCTCCTTGCATTATTTCCAGGCTCCTAGATGTAGCAAGAACTAATAATCTGAATGAGTTTCTCTCTTTGGCCACTGTTCTTATAAAGTGCATGCAATTTGATGGGCAATGCAGAAAGTATATATTGCAATTTACTCCTGTGACTCGATTCATTCTGCTACTACAAAGTAACAAGAATCATGACAAGTTCATAGCACTTGAGTTTTTTCATGAGATCCTTCGAATACCAAG gTCATCAGCCATTAGCTTGTTgcagaaaatacaaaaagaaggaAGCACCGATATTATGCACAAACTAATGGATTGTCTCCAACAGCTGCAACCCGAATACCAACTTTTGGCAGCAAATGTACTTCTTCAATTGGACACAATG AATAACTCACCTGGCAGAAGCGTGTTCGGAGAAGAGGCTATGAAGGTTGTTCGGAAGCACCTGGCATCTGAAGAAGGATCTTCTATGCAGCTGTTATCTGCATACATCCTATCAAATCTTGGTGGAACATATGCTTGGACAGGGGAACCATATACAGTAGCTTGGTTGGTTAAAAAAACTGGGTTGGCCTCTCCATATCACTGCAACATGCTGAGAAACTTTAACTGGTTAGATAAAAGCCTGCAG GATGCTTTCACAGACTCATGGTGCAGCAGGATTTCCAGAAGCATCATTAACATTGGGAATCCTATCTTCCACGCATTAGAGAAGGGGCTAAAGAGCAAGATAAGGATTGTATCTAGGGCTTGTCTAATAACCATTGCATGGCTTGGATGTGAAATAACAAAGTGCCCAGATGGCATACGAAATTCTGCATGTGAGATTTTACTAAGTGGCATTGAGCAATTTTTGCATCCTGGATTGGAGCTTGAAGACAGGCTTCTAGCATGTCTCTGCATCTATAACTATGCTTCTGGCAAAG GAATGCAAAAAGTAATTTATTTCTCCGAAGGAGTGAAGGAGTCACTAAGACGCCTTTCAAGCATAACATGGATGGCAGAGGAATTGCATAAAGTAATCAATTATTACCAACCGAACAAATCA CGTATTTCTTGTGTTCACACACAAATCATGGAATCGGGTCTCAAATGCAATGGAGCTGTATGTGCCCTCATCTACTACAAGGGACTGCTTTACAGTGGATACTCAGATGGTTCAATCAAG GTGTGGGATATCAAGGGGCAATCAGCCATGCTTGTGTGGAACATGAAGGAGCACAAGAAGGCAGTGACATGCTTTTCACTTTTTGAACCAGGAGATAGCCTTTTAAGTGGCTCTGTTGATAAAACCATCAGG GTTTGGCAAATTATTCACAGAAAGTTGGAGTGTATTGAAGTAATAGCAGTGAAAGAACCGGTTCAGCACATGGATGCATATGgtgaaatgatttttgtagTTACTCATGGCCATGGGTTGAAG GTATTTGATGAATCAAGAACAGTCAAGGAGATTGGCAAGAACAAGAATGTGAAGTGCATGAGGGTGTTTCAGGAAAAGATTTACGTAGGCTGTACAAATTCAAGCATACAG GAGTTTTCTACAACAAACGACCGGAAGCATGAAATTAAAGCACGGGCAAAGGGTTGGAAGAGCCAAAAAAAGCCCGTCAATTCAATTGTCGCGTATAAAGATTGGCTTTATTGTGCTGGTGCAACTGTCGAAGGTTCAAGTTTTAAG GAATGGAGAAGACAATGCAAACCCCAAATGTCAATAGCAATAGACAAAGGAGATCATGTGCTGGCGATGGGAGTAGTTGAAGACTTCATATACCTAAACTGCAGCTCATCGACACACTACATTCAG ATCTGGTTGAGAGAGACGCACAAGAAGTTGGGGAGGATCTCAGCGGGCAGCAGGATAACAAGCCTTCTCACTGCCAATGACATGGTACTATGTGGTACAGAGTCAGGGCTAATCAAG GGCTGGATTCCGTTGTAG